Proteins from a single region of Streptomyces spinoverrucosus:
- a CDS encoding winged helix-turn-helix transcriptional regulator, translated as MEVGTSKSPSNCASTVDYGDADPFQWDTREDCEVRQILDRVADKWSLLVIALLENRKLRFTELRREIDGVSQRMLTVTLRQLERDGLVRRTVHPVVPPRVDYELTPLGGTLHATIQSLVKWTEDHQREIAEARAAYDAREAQQAQEAQEVQEAGVG; from the coding sequence ATGGAAGTAGGCACTTCTAAGTCACCGAGTAACTGCGCGAGCACTGTGGACTACGGCGACGCCGACCCCTTCCAGTGGGACACCCGCGAGGACTGCGAGGTACGGCAGATCCTGGACCGGGTCGCCGACAAGTGGTCGCTGCTCGTCATCGCCCTCCTGGAGAACAGGAAGCTCCGCTTCACCGAACTGCGCCGGGAGATCGACGGCGTCAGTCAACGCATGCTGACGGTCACCCTGCGCCAGCTGGAGCGGGACGGCCTGGTCAGGCGCACGGTCCACCCCGTCGTCCCCCCACGCGTCGACTACGAGCTCACGCCCCTGGGCGGCACCCTGCACGCCACGATCCAGTCACTGGTGAAGTGGACCGAGGACCACCAGCGGGAGATCGCGGAGGCGCGGGCGGCGTACGACGCGCGGGAGGCACAGCAGGCCCAGGAGGCCCAGGAGGTCCAGGAGGCCGGAGTCGGCTAG
- a CDS encoding VOC family protein has translation MTAKASSPVHWKLVVDANDPHAQADFWAAALGYEVEDNSALIERLLQLGALPVAATVDFHGRPAFRDLVAVRHPDDPYEEESGTGLGRRVLFQRVPEPKPGFKNRIHLDLHPAEGRRASEVERLRELGASVLREVKEAGGEWVLMTDPEGNEFCVH, from the coding sequence ATGACTGCGAAGGCATCCTCACCCGTGCACTGGAAGCTCGTCGTCGACGCCAACGACCCCCATGCGCAGGCCGACTTCTGGGCCGCCGCGCTGGGTTACGAGGTCGAGGACAACAGCGCTCTGATCGAACGGCTGCTCCAGCTCGGCGCGCTCCCGGTGGCCGCCACCGTGGACTTCCACGGCCGCCCGGCCTTCCGGGACCTGGTCGCCGTACGGCATCCGGACGATCCGTACGAGGAGGAGAGCGGCACCGGGCTGGGGCGGCGGGTGCTGTTCCAGCGCGTACCGGAACCCAAGCCCGGTTTCAAGAACCGGATCCACCTGGACCTGCATCCCGCCGAGGGGCGACGGGCGAGCGAGGTGGAGCGCTTGCGGGAGCTGGGGGCGAGTGTGCTGCGGGAGGTCAAGGAGGCCGGTGGGGAGTGGGTGCTCATGACTGACCCCGAGGGGAACGAGTTCTGCGTGCACTAG